The Microbacterium natoriense genomic interval CAGCAGGTACAGCATCCACAGGAGCACAGCGACGAGGACGATCACGCCCCCGCTCAGCACCGGCCCATCCATATCGACAACGGTAAGGGAACAGCGCGCCCACGGCGGACGGTGTCGACGCGTGTCGCGATCGGATCGCAGACAGTTCGGGGCCGACATCCCCCGGGACCCGATCGGATGACGGCATCCGATCGCTCCTGAGGCGTGTCGGCCCCGATGCGGCGTCGTGCGGGACGTCAGTCCAGGAAGATGTCCGGGAAGAGCCGGTCGTCCGGGGTGCCGGGGATCGCGGCGTACCTCGAGAAGTCGGTCACGCCGTCGGCCTCGAGGACGTCTTCGACGATGAGCGTCTGGCCGGTGTACTCGGCGGCGGGCTTGGTGAGCACGGCGTACGCGGCATCCGCATAGATCTCCGGTATGCGGCTCGCAGCCATCACCTTGTCTCCGCCGAGCAGATTCTGCACGGCGGCCGTCGCGATCGTCGTGCGGGGCCACAGGGTGTTCGCGGCGATCCCGTCGCGGGCGAACTCCGCGGCGAGGCCGAGCGTGACCATCGTCATCCCGAACTTGGCGAGCGTGTACCCGGTGTGTGCGCCGAGCCACTTCGGAGTCGGGTTCAGGGGCGGGGAGAGCGACAGGATGTGCGGGTTCGCCGCGTCCTTTAGGATCGGCACCGCCGCGCGCGACAGCATGAACGTGCCGCGGACGTTGACGTCCTGCAT includes:
- a CDS encoding SDR family oxidoreductase yields the protein MSTLAGKTILMSGGSRGIGLAIALRAARDGANIAMLAKTDTPHPKLEGTIHTAAEQIRAAGGQALPIVGDVRDDDDITEAVLKAHGEFGGIDIVINNASVIDLSRSLDLNPKKYDLMQDVNVRGTFMLSRAAVPILKDAANPHILSLSPPLNPTPKWLGAHTGYTLAKFGMTMVTLGLAAEFARDGIAANTLWPRTTIATAAVQNLLGGDKVMAASRIPEIYADAAYAVLTKPAAEYTGQTLIVEDVLEADGVTDFSRYAAIPGTPDDRLFPDIFLD